The Drosophila innubila isolate TH190305 chromosome 2L unlocalized genomic scaffold, UK_Dinn_1.0 4_B_2L, whole genome shotgun sequence genome segment GGGCAATGCCAAGAAGCTGAGGAGCTGATTGCCATATTGGGGCCAAACTTCCCCCGCACGGTTATCTCAAAGAAGGTGGATTTACCCGAGCTGCAGGGGGAGATTAAAGAGATTGCGATAATAAAGTGCAAGGAAGCAGCCAGGCAAGTGGATGGACCTGTGCTCATCGAGGACACCAGTCTGTGCTTTAATGCGCTGGAGGGACTTCCCGGTCCGTATATCAAATGGTTTCTAGACAAACTGCAGCCAGAGGGATTGCATCGTCTGCTAGCTGGCTGGGAAGATAAATCAGCGAGAGCCGTTTGTACATTTGCCTACTGTGAGGACTGCACATCGGAGCCGAAAATCTTTCAGGGCATTACCGAGGGCATCATCGTGGAGCCACGTGGACCACGCGACTTTGGATGGTGATGGTGAAGCGTTAAATTAAGAGGAATATTGTTGAGTAACCTTTCTCCTTACAGGGATCCAGTATTTCAGCCCAACGGCTTTGAGTTAACCTATGCGGAGCTGCCCAAGTCCGAGAAGAATCAAATCTCGCATCGCTACAGGGCTTTGAATCTGCTGCAAAAGTACTTTGAGAGCGATGATTGCTAAATCTGGATAAATACTCCCTGTATAAACTTGGTTTTCAATTTACTAGGCATACATTTAATAAGTGTCTTGATATTTGTTC includes the following:
- the LOC117781497 gene encoding LOW QUALITY PROTEIN: inosine triphosphate pyrophosphatase-like (The sequence of the model RefSeq protein was modified relative to this genomic sequence to represent the inferred CDS: inserted 1 base in 1 codon); this encodes MSKSITFVTGNAKKXEELIAILGPNFPRTVISKKVDLPELQGEIKEIAIIKCKEAARQVDGPVLIEDTSLCFNALEGLPGPYIKWFLDKLQPEGLHRLLAGWEDKSARAVCTFAYCEDCTSEPKIFQGITEGIIVEPRGPRDFGWDPVFQPNGFELTYAELPKSEKNQISHRYRALNLLQKYFESDDC